Genomic window (Subtercola endophyticus):
GTGCGCGACTTCGACCGCGAGCACGGCATCGCCACCGAAGCCTGGTCACCCATCGCTCAGGGCAAAGTGCTCGACGACCCCACCATCGTGGGCATCGCCGAGAAGCTCGGCAAGACTCCCGCCCAGATCACCCTGCGCTGGCACATCCAGCGCGGCGACATCGTCTTTCCGAAGTCGGTGACGCGCGAGCGCGTGGTCGAGAACTTCAACCTCTTCGACTTCGAGCTGAACGACGACGACATCGCGGCGATCACCGCCCTCAACCGCGACGAGCGCACCGGGCCGAACCCGGACGAGTTCAACTACATCCCGAAGGGCTAGACCTCGAGCGCCAGAGTGATGAGCTCGTCGATGATCTCGGGGTAGGTCAGGCCCGAGGCGATCCAGCACGTGGGGAACATCGAGATGGGCGTGAAGCCCGGCATCGTGTTGATCTCGTTGACGACGAAGCCCGAGGGTGTCAAGAAGAAGTCCACACGGGCGAGGCCTTCGCAGCCGATGGCGGCGAAGGCCCGCACCGCGAGACTCTGCATCTCGGCGAGCTCGTCTGCCGTCAGAACGGCGGGGCAGACGAGATCGATTCCCGGGGCATCCAGGTACTTCGCTTCGAAGTCGTAGAACTCGCGCGCGGTCATCACGATCTCGCCGGCGACGGATGCCCGGGGGGCCGCCCCCGCACGACCCTGCAGCACGCCGCACTCCACCTCGCGGCCCACGATTCCCTCTTCGATGAGAACCCGGTTGTCTTCGGCGAGCGCCACCGTCATCGCCGCACAAAGCTCAGACCACTGCTTGACCTTACTGACGCCGACCGACGAGCCGGCCCGAGCGGGCTTGACGAAGACGGGCAGCGTCAGAGCGGCGGCCGCCACCGCTTCGACCTCAGCGGG
Coding sequences:
- a CDS encoding D-alanine--D-alanine ligase family protein, whose product is MANKTVVALLFGGRSSEHSISCATAGGVLKAIDRSRYEVVPIGITRDGAFVLEDDDASKFTLDPANLPSVVDNGTRVHWPESALSRELTVTDARGAVRSLGAVDVVFPILHGPYGEDGTIQGLLELVGLPYVGAGVLASALGMDKHFTKTVLQQAGIEVAPWRTVTAREWAAAPAEVEAVAAAALTLPVFVKPARAGSSVGVSKVKQWSELCAAMTVALAEDNRVLIEEGIVGREVECGVLQGRAGAAPRASVAGEIVMTAREFYDFEAKYLDAPGIDLVCPAVLTADELAEMQSLAVRAFAAIGCEGLARVDFFLTPSGFVVNEINTMPGFTPISMFPTCWIASGLTYPEIIDELITLALEV